A segment of the Stigmatella aurantiaca genome:
GACAGCGGCGCCGCCCGGACCTGCGTGGACGGGTGGCCCAGGGCCTTCTGGATGGCGTCCAGCAGCGTCGAGGCCGTCACCGGCTTGTTCACGTAGGCCTGGACCCCGGCCGCCTGGGCCTGCTGGGCCACGAGGGGGCGCTCGTCCATGGAGGCCATGATGACCGTGGGCAGCTGCGCCAGGCCCTGGCGCTGGCGGAGCTGGCGGCTGGTCTCGATGCCGTCGAGCCCGGGCATGTGGTAGTCGATGAGCATCAGGTGGTAGGGCTCGCCATTCATGCCGCGCGCCAGCGCGTCCAGGGCCTGCGGGCCACCCTCCACCGCATGCGCCACGAAGCCGAAGGACGTGCACATCGAGCAGAGGATGTGCCGGGCACTGGCGTTGTCGTCCACGACGAGCACCCGCAGAGGCCCCAGCAGCGAGGGGGGCGCGCGCTCCGCCTCGGGGAGCTTGGCCAGCGCCAGCTCGAACCAGAAGCAGCTCCCCTGGCCGGGCTGGCTGTCCACGCCGATGCGGCCGCCCATCAGCTCCACGAGCCGCTTGCTGATGGCCAGGCCGAGCCCCGTGCCCCCGTACTTGCGCGTGACCGAGCTGTCCGTCTGGAAGAAGGACTGGAAGAGCCGCGGAAGCTGCCCGGCCTCGATGCCGATGCCGGTGTCCCGGACGGAGAAGCGGCAGACGACCTCTGAGGCCCGCTCCTCCACCTTCTCCACCCGGACGACGACTTCGCCCGCGGGGGTGAACTTGAGCGCGTTGTTGATGAGGTTCTGGAGCACCTGCCGGAGCCGCAAGGGGTCTCCGGACAGGGTGCGCGGCAGCGAGGGCTCCACGTCGAAGAGCAGCTCGAGGTTCTTGTCCTGGGCGGCGCTGGCGAAGACATCGGCCAGACCGGAGATGAGCTCATTCAACGGCACCGGCACGTTCTCGAGCTCGAGCCGGCCCGCGTCGATCTTCGAGAAGTCGAGGATGTCGTTGATGATGCCGAGCAGGGACTGGGCCGAGCGGTTCGCCTTGACGATGAAGTCCCGCTTCTCCTCGGCGGAGCCCGCGTCGAGCGCGAGCTGCGTCATGCCGATGATGGCGTTCATGGGCGTGCGAATCTCGTGGCTCATGTTGGCCAGGAACTCGCCCTTGGCCCGGTTGGCCTCCTCGGCGGACTCCTTCGCCTGCCGCAGTTCCTCCTCGGACCGGCGCCTGCCATGCAGGTTGTCCAGGAAGGCGTTGAACCAGCCCACCATCTCCTTGATTTCGTCCTGGGTGCGCGAGGGCGGCAGCGGCTGGACCTGCGCCAGCCGGTCCTGCTGGATGTTCTGGAAGCCCTCGGAGATGGCCCGGATGGGCGCCACCACCCGCCGGGAGTAGCGCATCGCCACCAGGCTGATCACCAGGAAGCAGGCGAGCAGCACCAGCAGCCCGAACCCGCCGATGCGCAACATGGGCGCCATGAGGCTCGCCTGGGGCAGGATGCTGATGACCTGCCAGCCCATGGGGTCCAACCGCAGGTAGTTGAGCAGCACGTCCTGCCCGCCCAGCCGCAGCGCCACCCGGCCCTGCCCGCCCTTGAGCAGGGCCTCGAAGCCCGGCACCAGGAACTGGCCGATGAGGGCCTTGTCCGGGTGGACGAGCAGGCGCCCCCGCCGGTCGGCGACCATGAGGTAGCCGCCCTGGCCCACATCCAGGCGGCTGAAGTGCTCGTGCAGGTGGTCCGTCGAGTAGTTGATGACCACCATGCCGACCGGCTCGGGCGTCATCCCCCCGGGGGGAATGCGCCGGACGAGCCGCGTGGCGACGAGCACCTTGCGCTGGGGCGAGGACGCGTTCACGTTGTCCTCCACCCCATGCCAGACAATGGCCTGAGGGGAGGCGAGCGACGCGGCGTAGAGGCGGCTTCGCAGCTCCCACCGGACCGTGGAGATGTCCAGCGTGGAGCCCACGTGGAAGTGCCGCCCCGACGGGGTGAACAGGTCGATGGACTCCAGCCCCTTCAGGCCGCTGTAGCCGCTCAGGATGTAGCCCATCTTCGCCTGGGTGGCCAAGGCGGCGTAGCCGTCGTCGGCATCCACGGAGACGAGCGCATCGGCGATGTCCTCGATGCCGATGATGCTGGAGGCCAGGCTCTCGACCTGCTCGGTCTGGAGCCGCAGGTAGTCGTGCTGATTGTCCAGCAGCCGCGCGTTGTACTCGCTGGCCAGGCGCACGATGGCATCGCGCGACAGCTGGTAGGAGGTCATCCCGAAAATCACCAACGGCACCACGCTGGCCGCGAGCAGGTAGCCGATCAGCTTGATGGTGATGGACAGTCGGATCGGCACGCGGGTTCCCGAGCCGGACTACTTCAGGCTCTCCAAGTGCTCCAAGGTCACCAGGCGCGCCTCGACGAGGACCACCTCGGGCACCTTCTCGCCCTGGAGCGCGCGATGCGCCAGGAGGATGCCCTGGTAGCCCTGCTCGGCCGCCTGCTGATTGACGGTCACCTGCAGGCGGCCGGCCCGGATGGCCCGCTTGGCCTCGTCCAGGGCGTCGTAGGCGGCCACCAGCACCCCGTCATGCCCCGACTCCTGGAGGTACTGGAGGGCCCCCAGGGCCATCATGTCGTTGGCACAGAACAGCAGGCGGATGTCCGGGTGGGCGGAGAAGATGCGCTTGGCCACATCGCGGCCCTCGTCGATCTTCCAGTTCGCCGTCTCGCGGGCCACGACCTGGATGAGGGGGTTCTCCTTGAAGGCGCGCTCGGCCCCCAGCTTCCGCTGGCGCGCGTTGTCCGCACTGCGGATGCCTTCGAGGATCGCCGCCTTGGCCGGCTTGTGAACCTGCCGGGCGATGAACGCGGCGGACTCGTACGAGGCCTTCTCGTTGTCCACGCTGATGAAGGGGATCGGGGCCATCCCCAGGCCCTTCATGGCCTCGGCATCCAGCCGGTTGTCGATGTTGATGATTTGAAGCCCCGCCTCCTGGGCGGTCTTCAGGACCGGCACCAGCCGCAGCGAGTCCCCCGGGGCGATGACGATGGCATCGAACTTCATCCGGATCAGATCCTCGATGATCTGGATCTGCTGCTCGATGGACGTCTCCTGGGAGGCCGTCTTCACCAGCAGCTCGACTCCCAGCTCCTTCTGGGCGCGCCGGGCCCCCTTCTCCATCTCGATGAAGAAGGGGTTGGTGAGGGTCTTCATCACCAGGGCGATCTTCCGGGCGTTGGGAGCGGTGCCGGGCTCCCCCCGGGCTTGGGGAGACACGGAGGCGACCACCTCGGGCACCATGGGCCGCTGGGAGTCGCTGCACGCCACGAGGGCGGGGATCCAGGCCAGGATGCACAGCCATCTCAAGAAGGGCACGCAGGGCTCCCATCGCGGATTCTATCCCTGCCCCTCCATACAGCAACCGTGATACCGTGATTCAAGATGGAACCAACGGCGTCCACGTCGGGCCCTCCCTCTGACGGTCAGCTCCCATCCCCTCGACAGGTCCTGATCGCCGACGACGACGCAGCGAGTCGAAAGATCGCCGCTGCCCTGCTGGCCGCCTCGGACTACCGCATCCGCTTCGCCACGAGTGGCGAGGAAGCCCTGGCGGCCGTGGGCGAGGAGCGGCCCGACCTGGTGCTGCTGGATGTGATGATGCCGGGCCTGGACGGCTTCGAGGTGTGCCGCAGGCTGCGCGAGCGGCTGAGCGGCGAGTACGTGCCCATCATCCTCGTCACGTCGCTGGATGGCCGGGGCGACGTCGTCCAGGGGCTGAAGGCCGGAGCGGATGACTTCCTCCACAAGCCGGTGCATGGCGCCGAGCTGAGGGCACGCGTCTCCAACCTTCTCAAGGTGCGCGCCTACCATCAGCTCCTGGCCTCCCAGCGCGACAGCGCGCTGGCCACGGTGGAGCTGCTGCGCCAGCAGGTGCTGCACGCGGACCGCCTGGCCACGCTGGGCACCCTGGCCGCCAGCGTCAGCCACGAGCTGAACAACATCTCCCAGGTGCTGCGCAGCGCCCTGGATCCGGGCGCCTCGGACGAGGACGGCTGGGCCCTGGCGGAGAACTCCACCTCCAAGAC
Coding sequences within it:
- a CDS encoding sugar ABC transporter substrate-binding protein: MPFLRWLCILAWIPALVACSDSQRPMVPEVVASVSPQARGEPGTAPNARKIALVMKTLTNPFFIEMEKGARRAQKELGVELLVKTASQETSIEQQIQIIEDLIRMKFDAIVIAPGDSLRLVPVLKTAQEAGLQIINIDNRLDAEAMKGLGMAPIPFISVDNEKASYESAAFIARQVHKPAKAAILEGIRSADNARQRKLGAERAFKENPLIQVVARETANWKIDEGRDVAKRIFSAHPDIRLLFCANDMMALGALQYLQESGHDGVLVAAYDALDEAKRAIRAGRLQVTVNQQAAEQGYQGILLAHRALQGEKVPEVVLVEARLVTLEHLESLK
- a CDS encoding hybrid sensor histidine kinase/response regulator, which encodes MPIRLSITIKLIGYLLAASVVPLVIFGMTSYQLSRDAIVRLASEYNARLLDNQHDYLRLQTEQVESLASSIIGIEDIADALVSVDADDGYAALATQAKMGYILSGYSGLKGLESIDLFTPSGRHFHVGSTLDISTVRWELRSRLYAASLASPQAIVWHGVEDNVNASSPQRKVLVATRLVRRIPPGGMTPEPVGMVVINYSTDHLHEHFSRLDVGQGGYLMVADRRGRLLVHPDKALIGQFLVPGFEALLKGGQGRVALRLGGQDVLLNYLRLDPMGWQVISILPQASLMAPMLRIGGFGLLVLLACFLVISLVAMRYSRRVVAPIRAISEGFQNIQQDRLAQVQPLPPSRTQDEIKEMVGWFNAFLDNLHGRRRSEEELRQAKESAEEANRAKGEFLANMSHEIRTPMNAIIGMTQLALDAGSAEEKRDFIVKANRSAQSLLGIINDILDFSKIDAGRLELENVPVPLNELISGLADVFASAAQDKNLELLFDVEPSLPRTLSGDPLRLRQVLQNLINNALKFTPAGEVVVRVEKVEERASEVVCRFSVRDTGIGIEAGQLPRLFQSFFQTDSSVTRKYGGTGLGLAISKRLVELMGGRIGVDSQPGQGSCFWFELALAKLPEAERAPPSLLGPLRVLVVDDNASARHILCSMCTSFGFVAHAVEGGPQALDALARGMNGEPYHLMLIDYHMPGLDGIETSRQLRQRQGLAQLPTVIMASMDERPLVAQQAQAAGVQAYVNKPVTASTLLDAIQKALGHPSTQVRAAPLSPEAGVPEAYRHLRGARILLVEDNRLNQEVALHFLRRVGLKVDVAAHGAEALERLEQGPYEAVLMDCQMPVMDGYEATRRIRGMAPFAALPIIAMTANALEGDRERSLAAGMNDHLSKPIDANHLYQTLGRWVVPGAWGAEAVPAPPAEAPSPGPGPAGVAPGVPDPRHVNMESALLNLDGDVGLYRTVAELFLGDAPDSWAQFLGAWAGGDREGASRAAHTLKSMAANIGAEALREHAKALEAASREGDSPSIEERFPLLEQELRFVVSALQGFLEASAR
- a CDS encoding sensor histidine kinase codes for the protein MEPTASTSGPPSDGQLPSPRQVLIADDDAASRKIAAALLAASDYRIRFATSGEEALAAVGEERPDLVLLDVMMPGLDGFEVCRRLRERLSGEYVPIILVTSLDGRGDVVQGLKAGADDFLHKPVHGAELRARVSNLLKVRAYHQLLASQRDSALATVELLRQQVLHADRLATLGTLAASVSHELNNISQVLRSALDPGASDEDGWALAENSTSKTVLTHVANHVTELSRTLLHIARPSGGPTPEVELGQILEEVHHMLRLTGRIRHAAVSLVLPQERCVLRASAVQAQQVFLNLIGNAADAVVSTPGARIEAGIRTQPGGRLEAWVRDNGPGMSEDVLARIFEPFFTTKPPGVGTGLGLAVVKQLVESWGGQVRVQSQPGQGTCMVLDLPASPP